The DNA region GACACCCTCCGCGCCGCCCCCGGGCCTCTGATCTCACCATATCTCGAACCATCGCGCGCGGCCGTTGCGTGACGTGTTTTGTGGGGCCGCGAAGGTCAACCGCGGGATTTCCTTGCCGTCCGCGGCATAACGTATCCGTCAGCGCTGTTGATGCGGCGGGCAAACCCCATACATTGCGTCTCAACGATCAACCGCCCCGGAGATGCCATTCATGATCCGCCCAATCCTCGCTTCAATGGGGCTTGCCGCCTTGGGCCTTACCGCCCTCCCCCTCCCGGCCAACGCTGCCGGTGAAGTCACCGAATTCACCCTCGATAACGGCATGCAGGTCGTTGTGATCGAAGACCATCGCGGGGCCGCTGTTACACATATGGTGTGGTATCGCGCGGGTTCCGCCGATGAAATGCCAGGCCAGTCGGGCATTGCGCATTTCCTGGAACACCTGATGTTCAAAGCGACCGATGATCTGGAAAGTCGGGAGTTTTCGCGCATCGTGGAAGAGAATGGCGGATCGGACAACGCCTTCACTTCGTGGGATTACACTGCCTATCACCAACGCGTCTCCGCCGACCGTCTGGGCCTGATGATGATGATGGAAGCCGACCGGATGCGCGATTTGGTCCTGGACGAGGACGAGGTGCGCACCGAGCGGCAGGTCATTCTGGAGGAGCGGGCGCAACGCACGGACACCTCCCCCGGGGCGCTGTTCAATGAGCAGATGGCCGCCGCGATCCACCTCAACCATCCCTATGGTCGGCCAATCATCGGCTGGCGGCACGAGATGGAGGAACTGAGCCTGCAAGACGCGCGCGATTGGTACGAGACCCACTACCACCCCAATAACGCGATCCTGATCGTGGCCGGTGATGCCGATCCCGATGAGGTCCGCGCCCTGGCCGAGGAGCATTACGGGCCGATCCCGGCGAACCCGGACATCGAGCCGATGGAAGCCCGCGACCGCCCGTCCGAGCCGCCCCATATTGCGGAGCGCCGGGTGATCTATGAAGATGCCCGCGTCTCCAACCCTTACGTGTCGATCAACTTCCTCGCGCCCGAGCGGAACGCAGGCGATCAGGAGGAGGCCGCAGCGCTGACGCTTCTGGCCGAGATCCTGGCAGGCTCCGGCTTCACCTCTGTGCTGCCGCGCGAGATGCAGATC from Jannaschia sp. CCS1 includes:
- a CDS encoding M16 family metallopeptidase, with product MIRPILASMGLAALGLTALPLPANAAGEVTEFTLDNGMQVVVIEDHRGAAVTHMVWYRAGSADEMPGQSGIAHFLEHLMFKATDDLESREFSRIVEENGGSDNAFTSWDYTAYHQRVSADRLGLMMMMEADRMRDLVLDEDEVRTERQVILEERAQRTDTSPGALFNEQMAAAIHLNHPYGRPIIGWRHEMEELSLQDARDWYETHYHPNNAILIVAGDADPDEVRALAEEHYGPIPANPDIEPMEARDRPSEPPHIAERRVIYEDARVSNPYVSINFLAPERNAGDQEEAAALTLLAEILAGSGFTSVLPREMQIEDERSLFVGAYYGGTSLDTTTFTLINMPLPGTPLEEAEAEILAEIDEFLEEGIDPAQFERIQFQIDAARIYEEDDVEGLASVYGRALTSGLTVADVQAWPDILAATTVDDVMDAARDVFSQGATTTGYLLRPSAPETDTETAGEVSQ